AAACACATGCATACTATCAAAATCTCatgttaatttaagaaaaaataacaatcacattATTAGAGACTTGCAACTGCTAAAATGTTCAATGAATCAATAATATGATCACCTAGACTGTCAAAAATAGGTCTGCCCGTCTGAGGTTTGAGATACTTCCAAGTTTCTAATCTATTAACTTCACAACAAATACTTTTTGGAAATTTATAAGCGAAATAACATATACCAAATGGCTTTGtgcttcaaaaaaatttaagtggTTTCTCGCTTCCACCTTTTAGCCAAATTCCTGCTACTACCTCCCACCCCCACACTAACTACAGCTCAAATGCATTTTTCTACATCATGTTAATTTGATTCTACAAACTCATGAATTACCATTCttcctaaaatttaaattacataaaaaaaaaaaccattccaTGTGAGTTCAAGGCAAAAATAATACtcccaaaaaaatgaaattttatgagcaatcatcaattaaataaaataaaaatcagcttTGCAACTCACTTGGAGCAATCTGTGTTCTTCCAGCATCAATAGTAATATGGGTTGGTAGTTTAAGTGATTTTGCCCTCTCCTGTAATAGTTGAAAATGAATTCGTCAAGAATGAATCAGACCAGACAACAAATTATggaaaccttaataaaaataaaggagaacAGCACTAAAACCAGTAGAATAAAAGGTCATAGTTGAAACATCAGACTCAGAATAAAATAGATAATAGTCTCAACCAACGAagctttaaaattatataaaaaaaaaaggcatcatAAGTTGGTTGGTCTTTTTACCTATTTAACTAGCATAACAGCAAACACAAATGCAATGGTTGAGAAAAACCTCGAAAAAGAGAAATTTGCTGCCAATATGAGCTTGGATGTTCAACTGGGATGCATTCCCAAGAATATCAAGAGGTAACAAGCGAACTTTCCAAATTTTTGTTGAGTTCATTTTGATGTCTGCTATTTTTTTAGGGTTCTCATCTGATGCACACATCCAACTACAACTGATATTCAGTTTGATTGGATGAATAGGTCAATGAATGTACCACCAGGATGCAAAGTGGCACCGGTAAAAACAAAGGTAGGCGTAGTGAATTGGGCTATAAGTTGGGAGAGGCGGCTTAAAAATTCACTTAGAAACCTAAACTTGCCATCAAGAAATATGGTTGAAACAAGGCTAAAGGAAAATTCCTTTAACCTAAGactaaaaaaatccataatatATCTCTGTGTCCAGATAAGGAGAAAAGTTTTTGTAGCTTTAAACATATAAAACCATACACATCGGGAATTCATTTGTGATCCATTTATAGACTAACAAGTTAGATGATACTGTCTACTATTTTTCCTtgaaatagcaaaaaacaaatgatcCCATAGTatcaatttgatgaaattaactGAGgtgacacaaaaaaaatttgacatacTGACTTGCAAAACAAGCATATCCTCCTCACTTTCAATTTTCACAACCACCTTTGGCTGAGCACACATCTCCCACCTGCATATTTGCAAAATATTTGAAACTGAAGAAGAAGTGGCACAAAAGAGAAAAGTGAGGAGCAAAAAAGCATAACCATAAGGCTATGTCATTTAGAATAGCAAGTGTAGTACCTGTTTAAAGCCTTAGGTGCTCGGTTAAGAATCTTTTTATACAGGCCCAAAGTTGCATGACTAAAACCAATGACAAATCACAAAAATTTAAACAGTGTTCAATCGTagaaaaagaacatgaaaattACGTGAATGAGGATTGTTAATGTTAATCTATCATTGAATAGGAGGACTGCATGTTCAAAGGAATATGGAAAAAAATTGACTATTGTCAGTGTCAAGTAATCAACTATTTACTAAAGATCAGGAGAACGAATAGTCATCAAAGTAACAAATAGCAATCTGCCTCAGTGCATGAAAGAAACAGGGAAAGGTGAAAGAAGGGGATATGGTATCTAAGACCATATTTTAATCAGACAACAATTGTGGCAAAACCATAGGGTAAAAGTAGACCCTCTGGTCCCTGGTGGCAACTGCTTCAACAAATAAATGAGACTGAAATATAGATCCAAATCGATAACTTCTCAACAGGATCTATAAGCCATATAGTTATGCGACATTCAAGGTAACATCCAATAAGCTGGTAGGTGTTGGGATGCAAAAGAGGCCATGAACCACAGCATAGCCAGTAAAGCAGATTTGTAACCCAACTTTTGCGAAACTAAATAATCCAAACTTACCATATCTGAAAACATTAGCCAAGGCCATTTTTACTTTGGAAAATTTTCCATTTTAAACTCACTTGCTAAATGTCTCAATGTTGTTCTTCATATGCCAACATGCCAATatcataaaacaatttaatcatATATTATCGTGTTACTTGTACACAAAACCAGGCTGTAGTTGGTTGTTCCCTTGACAATTAGTTACGGAAGCTATTCAGTAGATGGTCTCAGTGGTCAACAAGCTAGAAAATCAGCCATCATGGAATTTCTCGATAATCAGATAATCTCTCAATTGCCAAACCACCAATCAATAAAGTTTCCACTGATGAATTGTTATACAAATGGTGTCAATAACTGATATCGTAATTGTTTTGGgttcacaaaaaaaagaataatcagCTATCTTTTAAGTTGTTTGCTTCTATCTCTAGAACTGTCTGTCTATTCTGCAGAGAACAGAACAGCCTCCGGACCCAGAAAGTAATTCAAGTATCAGGTAAAACTAGTTTACTCTAGCGAATTTGAATGTCATTTTATAGCCTCTTTAGTCTAAATCTAACAagattttgaaaaggaaaaggaataatTCTGTAAAAAGAAAGTAAGATATAGCTCCCTTGTTCCAACTAACAGCTAACACAAAGACAGCTCCTGAAGAATAAAGAAGGCAACCTGCATTGAGCTGCAATTTTCCCTTTTCCCATCTTAAGATCGTTTCTGACAACCAACACCTACattaaaaaggataaagaaataaaaaaaatcatataaagaaATAGTAAAAAGGACATACTTCATTTttcagatggaaaaaaaaaaggcattacCATCTTGAAATCATCAAGAATATCAGCCAGCTTATCAATCTCAAATGGTTCTTTGgacttgtttttcttgtttccatGATGACTGCTAGGGTTAGTTTTGGTGTCTTTAACCACTTTTGGTGTTAACcttaaaaagatgaaagaaggGCAGCGTGTCCCAATGCAGTAACCTAAAGCAAGGCAGCCTGCCCCAACTAATATGGCACTAAGCCAATTCAAATCCATCAATTCAATTACTCTACCTGCAATTCAAACCCTAGattattaacattattattatacatataaaaactttagcctaaaaaaatataaaaaatagaataagaaTCATAGTTCGGGGAGAAGCTACACCTGTGCAGTTGTTCAGAAACCGATCACCACGAAATGATCAATTGAGATGCGCACTTCTCCTGCCTCTACAGTTTAGGTTAAACCCAGCACAATACACTGTGTATCGAGtcgtctttttattttttcactggccagtttgctgctgctgctgctgctgctgctacggGTATTATATATACagacatacacacacacactaccTATTTCAAGTCAGatctttttcagaaaaaaattaaatatacagattttttcaaactattttttatataaaaaattaaaattaaaaaacttatgtacatatttaatatattaaattcagaATTATGtgcaataataaatatataaaaatttattaacaatatataaagataaatattaaaaaattaaaagtcagatataaatcaaaatattcattttcacGATTTGGATATTTGATATAGTTGTTTTTaaggattttatttataaaattaattttttatttaattaaattataataaaaataaacacatgtaaaattgattaaataaaataaaaaataaaaatatattatgaaaagttacacatatcaaaaatattatctataaataattttttttaattttttaatataaaatttttttatataaaacataaaaaaatataaatgaattagaaaatctcttaaaaaatttaaatgcatataaaataactaaaaaataaccgctATTTAAAAGaatctaaataaacaaaataaaagagatagtggatattaatttatatttaaatttaaaaattattttgaaaatatatataaaaaaggaattagatACAAATTTAATAGGTATAACTTTCGGTTAAAAGAAGTAGTCTTTTTAGTAGAGATATGTAAATATGATAGAGAttcaaagttttcttggattttcGAGTTACTAAAGTTTATTAAGGgatttttaataatagcaaCAATCCCTTTGACGTAGTTGACATAAGAAGAAATAAGATGGGAATGGACAAGAAAAGGATTTTAGGAACCAAAAGGAAGACTAACAACTGCTCTTTATTGATAATTCCttcataattaaaatgatttattgtttataataacatataaaaaaaggattatgTTGTGTTTCGATGCTGCATAAAAGGGTGATTGCCTACACTTCAAAGCAATTGAAACTTCATGactaattatcatttttatcactTAGAATTTACCATTATAGTGTTTGCTTTAGTATGTCAAGTACAATTATTTACAAATTATaagagttttaaaaatataatatcacaTAAAGAGTTAAATATACAATAAAGAAAATGGATTGAATTGATCAAAGACTATGATTAAGATGTGGTTGTTCATATGACTAAAAAGCTATTAAGATTATTGTTCTTAGGTTGGGTTGTATTTGTCGTTATGCCaggaaattgttatgaataacgtCCACCTGGATAAGAAGTTGGCTAACGTGGATAAGAAATTGGCTCAAGAGAAATGTATCAGAGATGTGACTGGTGTGGCTGCTAAAGATTAGGAGTTGTGGTTGCTAAAAACACTAGAAGTTGAAGTTAGGATGGCTAGTATTGCATTATGCTCCGGATGACAGATTTCATGCAGATTTCATTTTATTcaattgttatttatattttatgttaatggTTTAGATAGTGCAATAGTGGTGTCAATTTTTTAGGAGTTGGTTATTGAACAATTTGTTTAAATTGTAAGCAAAGACATGGAGTAAGAGgagaagaaatttaaattttatttgtatagaGATTGTTGAGTTCTTTCTTAAACAAGCCCTTcacatattttcaaaatagatcATAAGAGAAGAAGGTTGGGTAAACATCATTCTTTACAGATAGATTTTATAGTCAATCACCCTATAACTCGATCGCAATCATAGGACCATAACATaaatactctttttttataaGGCATGATTATTCAAAAACTTTTACTAAAGCACTTGTGATCTTAGAATTTCTTGGGATAAGGCAGAGTGTTTGTGATTTTAGAATTTCCTCCGATATGCCATATAAATTTATAAGCCCATGCATTTCAAAGACTATTATAACATAACTTATTTTATGTCTGATTCAACTAATTACATGTGAGATGTTGCTTTGATAAGTTATGTTTGTTGCGCTTTCTATATTTATCCAAAAAGTCCTTATATGagcaataaaaagatttataaattaataataagataCTCTTTCAAGAGCAACCATAAATAGTtgactaaatttttttcatatatatatatatatatatatatataaaatggcATTTATACAGCAACATACCTATTTATAATTAATGGTGATGATTTTATTGGAATTGATGAAAACATAAGGGATGTGTGGATATTAAAAGTGTGTGTAGGTGTAATTCTGAGTTATAATGgtgaattaaatgataaatactCATCTTTAAACACATCTAATACTGATTAATTTCTAAGTTTTTGTTACTATAACCAATATTTTATAAGGGATATGTGGATATTAAAAATGTGTGTAGGTGTAATTCTAAGCTATAATGGTggattaaatgataaatatttatctttaaaCACCTCTAATACTGGTTGacttttaagtttttgttaCTATAACCAATATTTTATAAGGGATATGTGGATATTAAAAGCGTGTGTAGGTGTAATTTTGTATTATAATGATggattaaatgataaatactCATCTTTAAACACTTCTAATATTAATTAACTTCtaagtttttgttattataaccaatattttaaatattataatttaatatttttgtgacTTTTAAAACATGAACAGAACATGTTAGTAATTTCTAACAAAAACATGAATTCTAAGTTATTTTGTGACttttgattgattattttattgataattattgctctaaatataattatatttttagttattcatgtgtatttaaattttgttgatcgattgtttttttataatttttaattacttaattGATTGGTCTATTATCTTTTAACTCTCTTAACTcgtcaagaatttttttttaaaattaattcaattgattttaattttattttctattcttatcttgaataattattgttttgtaCGAGTGAatgtatttgtttattttagctgtaaagatataaaattttcCTACATTTTCATTAGAATTAGAATTGAATATAAAGAAGATTTGAATGGAGTTCATCgattttgaaagaaagaaaaatgaaaaaggaggACGGCTTGGCCGGCGAATGGGCCGCTGTAGGTATAAATTCCCTTATAagccaaaggaaaaaaaataaaataaaaatctaagcaATGGGAGAAGTACAAACgaaaaataccttaaaataactgaaatattattatgttaattttctCTGCACGTTAATAAGGAGACTGAAACAAACAGAAGGTCCTTCGAAAGATCATCATCGTCAAGTCTCTACAGAACCAgactcaacaacaacaacaacaacaacaacaacaacaaactgCTAAGGTAatctatccttttatttttcttacatggGAATAATAAAATAGGTTAGGTTTATTTTTTCAGATTGTGGTCTTTAATTTGATCTGATCATGTCTGAGTTCTTGTAATATGCTCAGCTCATCAAATTAAAGTAACAgaattttggggtttttttttttggatttctcagTCTTCTATATTTGTTTGGTTTCAGAGAAAATTGAGAAAGCTTTGAATTTTGATCAAACTTTGAAATATAGTTGAGTTGACTCTACTTTTCCCCCCCAAGAGAAGAGAACTACCACCCAAACAAATCTGTCGTCCTCTCTCTCCTAATATTCTCTAATTAGATGATTCTCTCAAGCGGAAAAATATAAGGCAAAGAAAGAAGTCAAATTTTGAATCCTTTTCTGTTTCGTGCTACTTCAAAAGGTGAAAAACTCgcttttgttttcccttttgctCTCTGCTACTTGATGTATCGTGGTTTTGTTCTGGTTTATGTCGGTTATTGGACTTTCAGGACAACAATCTGAATCTTAGGGTTTGGAAAAGGCTGCGAAGATGAGTGACAATTTGATGGAGAAGGTCAGTGCTTTTGGCGAACGCCTCAAGATTGGAGGTGCCGAGGTGGGTCGAAAGATGAGTGCAGGCATGAGCTCAATGAGCTTCAAGGTGAAGGAGCTATTACAAGGTCCTAACCAAGCCGATAAACTTGTCGAGGATGCCACTGCAGAGACGCTTGATGAGCCTGATTGGGCCATGAATCTTGATATTTGTGACATGATCGATCATGAAAAAGTTAGTAGTGTTGAATTGATTCGTGGCATAAAGAAGAGGATCATGATAAAAAATGCTAGGGTACAGTATTTAGCCTTAGTATTGCTTGAAACATGTGCTAAGAATTGTGAGAAGGCTTTCTCAGAGGTGGCGGCTGAGAGGGTTCTTGATGAAATGGTAAAGTTGATTGATGATCCTCAGACTGTCGTCAATAATAGGAATAAAGCTCTATTGCTCATTGAAGCATGGGGAGAGTCAACCAGTGAACTGCGCTATTTACCTGTTTTTGAAGAAACATACAAGGTACTCCTTTTTGTTTCTTAGTGATTTCACTTTTTGAATGtttggtaaagaaaaagaatgttcTATTCTCAATTGTCTTTTGGCTTGCTagcaacaaaatattatttgatgttAATAGTTGTCTCAAGTTCAGCTTCCCCCCCTATCTCCTATTAGTTCCTAGTACTTGGATTGATATATtggatgttgtttttatttggctGTCAGCCTTTTTATATAGTATATCATAGAGAGTTGTCTGCTTGATGAAATATGATTCTTAGCCGTAACAATCTTGGTTGAAAGGGAGGGAGTcgtaaaatcaaaataagttgGCTGGGTAAATATGCTAAAATTCACCCATAGAAGTTAAATGAACTGTTCCATATTTAATTTGACAGAGCATTTGATTGCTTTAAATATTTGTGGAAATAAATTGTCTTATGGATCACAGATGAAAATTATGCAGGTGCTTTGATTTGCAGTGTTTCTATAGAAGATAAATTCACGTAGTCCTTTGGTTAGTGCagatttatgaattcttgaaccATTATTGTTTCTTGACTTGTTCGTTTTGTTCTAAAGAGTTTAAAATCAAGGGGTATCCGGTTCCCTGGTCGTGACAATGAGAGTTTAGTGCCTATCTTCACCCCACCTCGTTCTGTGTCAGCACCAGAAGTGGATACTAGTCTTGCACGGCAGAT
This genomic interval from Populus nigra chromosome 11, ddPopNigr1.1, whole genome shotgun sequence contains the following:
- the LOC133668825 gene encoding uncharacterized protein LOC133668825; amino-acid sequence: MDLNWLSAILVGAGCLALGYCIGTRCPSFIFLRLTPKVVKDTKTNPSSHHGNKKNKSKEPFEIDKLADILDDFKMVLVVRNDLKMGKGKIAAQCSHATLGLYKKILNRAPKALNRWEMCAQPKVVVKIESEEDMLVLQERAKSLKLPTHITIDAGRTQIAPNSRTVMAILGPVEVVDDVTGGLKLL
- the LOC133668455 gene encoding TOM1-like protein 1; translation: MSDNLMEKVSAFGERLKIGGAEVGRKMSAGMSSMSFKVKELLQGPNQADKLVEDATAETLDEPDWAMNLDICDMIDHEKVSSVELIRGIKKRIMIKNARVQYLALVLLETCAKNCEKAFSEVAAERVLDEMVKLIDDPQTVVNNRNKALLLIEAWGESTSELRYLPVFEETYKSLKSRGIRFPGRDNESLVPIFTPPRSVSAPEVDTSLARQIEYDIPLQSFTAEQTKEAFDVARNSIELLATVLSSSPQQDALQDDLTTTLVHQCRQSQLTVQRIIEKAGDNEALLFEALNVNDEIQKVLSKYEELKTPSVVPVIPEPAMIPVAVEPDSPVNAKEDALVRKPAGSRGGTHGGSNDDMMDDLDEMIFGKKGGGTSQVVHDPKKQHSSKDDLITF